The Antennarius striatus isolate MH-2024 chromosome 23, ASM4005453v1, whole genome shotgun sequence genome has a segment encoding these proteins:
- the LOC137591006 gene encoding keratin-associated protein 6-2-like, translating to MTPPSHTLTSKTIKNYQDPSDYTSEYTSEYTSEYTSEYTSGYTSGYTSGYTSGYTSGYTSDYTSDYTREYTSGYTSDYTSGYTSGYTSGYTSDYTSGYTSDYTSGYTSGYTSDYTSDYTSDFTSDYTSDYTSGCFAVVLPDY from the exons ATGACACCCCCATCCCACACCCTCACCAGTAAAACCATCAAGAAC TATCAGGATCCCAGTGACTACACCAGTGAGTACACCAGTGAGTACACCAGTGAGTACACCAGTGAGTACACCAGTGGCTACACCAGTGGCTACACCAGTGGCTACACCAGTGGCTACACCAGTGGCTACACCAGTGACTACACCAGTGACTACACCAGGGAGTACACCAGTGGCTACACCAGTGACTACACCAGTGGCTACACCAGTGGCTACACCAGTGGCTACACCAGTGACTACACCAGTGGCTACACCAGTGACTACACCAGTGGCTACACCAGTGGCTACACCAGTGACTACACCAGTGACTACACCAGTGACTTCACCAGTGACTACACCAGTGACTACACCAGTGGCTGCTTCGCTGTGGTTTTACCAGATTATTGA
- the slc1a1 gene encoding excitatory amino acid transporter 3 isoform X1: MDMMGSRERRAVNMKGWLRRNWLLIATIASVLAGICLGVVVREYASLSHLHKQYFGFPGEILMRMLKLIILPLIISSMITGVAALDSEVSGKIGLRAIIYYFSTTIIAVLLGILLVMTIKPGVSQTADNIDRTGITPNVSTADTLLDLVRNMFPENLVQACFQQYKTVRKELEPPKDVVNTTVFPTLSTTIMAVVENITKDYKIVGTYSDGINVLGLIVFCVVFGLVIGKMGPKGRILLEFFDALNEATMKLVQIIMCYMPVGILFLIAAKIIEVEDWEIFKKMGLYIVTVLSGLAIHSIICLPLIFFVIVRKNPYTFTLGMTQALVTALMISSSSATLPVTFRCTEENNRIDKRITRFVLPVGATINMDGTALYEAVAAIFIAQLNNYDLNVGQIVTISITATIASIGAAGVPNAGLVTMVIVLTAVGLPAGDVTLIVAVDWLLDRFRTMINVLGDAYGAGIVQKLSRRELERMDLTSDVDVANPFALEATLDDEECEKKSYVNGGFTVDKTDAISFTETSQF, translated from the exons ATGGACATGATGGGCAGCCGGGAGCGACGAGCCGTGAATATGAAAGGCTGGCTGAGGAGGAACTGGCTTCTGATTGCCACCATTGCTTCAGTGCTGGCCG GGATCTGTTTGGGGGTCGTGGTAAGGGAGTACGCCTCGCTGTCCCACCTCCACAAGCAGTACTTCGGCTTCCCAGGAGAGATCCTGATGAGGATGCTGAAACTCATCATCCTCCCGCTCATCATTTCCAGCATGATAACAG GTGTTGCAGCGCTGGACTCTGAGGTTTCAGGGAAAATAGGTCTGCGTGccatcatttattatttctccACAACTATCATTGCAGTTCTTCTGG GCATTCTCTTGGTGATGACCATCAAACCAGGAGTCTCTCAGACGGCTGACAACATCGACAGAACTGGAATCACACCCAACGTCTCCACAGCGGACACACTCCTGGATCTGGTCAG AAACATGTTTCCAGAAAACCTGGTGCAGGCGTGTTTCCAACAG TACAAGACTGTTCGCAAAGAGCTGGAGCCTCCAAAAGACGTCGTAAACACGACAGTGTTTCCCACCCTGTCGACGACCATCATGGCGGTGGTGGAG AATATAACCAAAGACTATAAGATCGTCGGGACGTACTCGGATGGAATCAACGTTCTGGGGCTCATTGTCTTCTGTGTTGTGTTCGGCCTCGTCATCGGGAAGATGGGCCCAAAGGGACGGATCCTCCTGGAATTTTTTGATGCCTTGAATGAAGCCACGATGAAACTGGTCCAGATCATTATGTG CTACATGCCGGTCGGGATCCTGTTCCTCATTGCTGCCAAGATCATTGAGGTGGAAGACTGGGagatcttcaagaagatgggtCTCTACATCGTGACTGTGCTGAGTGG GCTGGCCATCCATTCCATCATCTGTCTGCCCCTCATCTTCTTCGTCATTGTGAGGAAGAACCCGTACACGTTCACCCTGGGCATGACTCAGGCTCTGGTCACAGCACTGATGATCTCCTCCAG CTCTGCCACCCTCCCAGTCACCTTCCGATGTACCGAGGAGAACAATCGCATCGATAAAAGGATCACTCGCTTCGTCCTGCCAGTGGGGGCCACCATCAACATGGACGGTACAGCGCTGTATGAGGCGGTGGCCGCCATCTTCATCGCTCAGCTCAACAACTACGACCTGAATGTGGGCCAGATTGTCACTATCAG TATTACAGCAACAATTGCCAGCATTGGAGCAGCAGGAGTCCCCAATGCTGGactggttaccatggtgatagTGCTGACAGCTGTTGGATTGCCAGCTGGTGATGTCACTCTGATTGTGGCTGTGGATTGGCTGCT GGACCGCTTCCGTACGATGATCAACGTTCTTGGAGACGCCTATGGGGCAGGGATCGTCCAGAAACTGTCCAGGAGGGAGCTGGAGAGGATGGATCTGACCTCAGATGTGGACGTGGCCAACCCCTTCGCTCTGGAGGCCACTCTGGATGATGAAGAATGTGAGAAGAAGTCGTACGTGAACGGAGGCTTCACCGTCGACAAGACGGACGCCATTTCCTTCACCGAAACGTCTCAGTTTTAG
- the rce1a gene encoding CAAX prenyl protease 2 isoform X2, producing the protein MGGSDPLLPEGATGGSGDLVPPDGLCWVSVLSCLLLACCYVGSLYVWRSDLPRDHPTVIKRRFTSVLVVSGLSPLFVLVWREITGIRVLFLGPLMQMVLDCPWTFMDGLRLVFDPWFWTLCFSDMRWLRNQVVAPLTEELVFRACMLPMLVPCAGPSTAMFTCPLFFGVAHFHHVIEQLRFRQGTLSGIFLSAVFQFSYTAVFGVYTAFIFIRTGHLTGPVLCHSFCNYVGFPIISTALEHPRRIIILLSYLLGVFIFFLFLFPFTDPSHYGFPTPVCTLTSSPSSLCLS; encoded by the exons ATGGGGGGCTCAGACCCCCTGCTGCCGGAGGGGGCGACGGGCGGCTCGGGAGACTTGGTCCCGCCGGACGGGCTGTGCTGGGTGTCCGTGTTGTCCTGCCTGCTGCTGGCCTGCTGCTACGTGGGGAGTCTGTACGTGTGGAGGAGCGACCTGCCCAG GGATCACCCCACAGTGATAAAGAGACGCTTCACCAGCGTCCTGGTGGTGTCCGGCCTGTCGCCCCTCTTCGTGTTGGTCTGGAGAGAAATCACAGGAATCAGG GTGTTGTTTCTGGGCCCCCTCATGCAGATGGTCCTGGACTGCCCCTGGACCTTCATGGATGGGCTGCGGTTGGTTTTTG ACCCCTGGTTCTGGACGCTGTGTTTCAGCGACATGCGCTGGCTGAGGAACCAGGTGGTGGCCCCCCTGACGGAGGAGCTGGTGTTCAGGGCCTGCATGCTGCCCATGCTGGTGCCCTGTGCCGGCCCCTCCACAGCCATGTTCACCTGCCCCCTCTTCTTTGGAGTGG CTCACTTTCACCATGTGATTGAGCAGCTGAGGTTCAGACAGGGCACGCTGTCGGGGAtcttcctgtctgcag TGTTCCAGTTTTCCTACACGGCTGTGTTTGGGGTGTACAccgccttcatcttcatcaggacAG GTCACCTGACGGGTCCGGTGCTCTGCCACTCGTTCTGTAACTACGTGGGATTCCCCATCATCAGCACCGCTCTGGAACACCCCCGCCGGATCATCATCCTCCTGTCTTACCTGCTGGGggtcttcatcttcttcctcttcctcttccccttcaCCGACCCCTCCCACTACGGCTTCCCCACACCAGTGTGCACACTCACCTCCTCCCCCAGCTCCCTCTGCCTCTCCTGA
- the slc1a1 gene encoding excitatory amino acid transporter 3 isoform X2, which yields MDMMGSRERRAVNMKGWLRRNWLLIATIASVLAGICLGVVVREYASLSHLHKQYFGFPGEILMRMLKLIILPLIISSMITGVAALDSEVSGKIGLRAIIYYFSTTIIAVLLGILLVMTIKPGVSQTADNIDRTGITPNVSTADTLLDLVRNMFPENLVQACFQQYKTVRKELEPPKDVVNTTVFPTLSTTIMAVVENITKDYKIVGTYSDGINVLGLIVFCVVFGLVIGKMGPKGRILLEFFDALNEATMKLVQIIMCYMPVGILFLIAAKIIEVEDWEIFKKMGLYIVTVLSGLAIHSIICLPLIFFVIVRKNPYTFTLGMTQALVTALMISSSSATLPVTFRCTEENNRIDKRITRFVLPVGATINMDGTALYEAVAAIFIAQLNNYDLNVGQIVTIRDRFRTMINVLGDAYGAGIVQKLSRRELERMDLTSDVDVANPFALEATLDDEECEKKSYVNGGFTVDKTDAISFTETSQF from the exons ATGGACATGATGGGCAGCCGGGAGCGACGAGCCGTGAATATGAAAGGCTGGCTGAGGAGGAACTGGCTTCTGATTGCCACCATTGCTTCAGTGCTGGCCG GGATCTGTTTGGGGGTCGTGGTAAGGGAGTACGCCTCGCTGTCCCACCTCCACAAGCAGTACTTCGGCTTCCCAGGAGAGATCCTGATGAGGATGCTGAAACTCATCATCCTCCCGCTCATCATTTCCAGCATGATAACAG GTGTTGCAGCGCTGGACTCTGAGGTTTCAGGGAAAATAGGTCTGCGTGccatcatttattatttctccACAACTATCATTGCAGTTCTTCTGG GCATTCTCTTGGTGATGACCATCAAACCAGGAGTCTCTCAGACGGCTGACAACATCGACAGAACTGGAATCACACCCAACGTCTCCACAGCGGACACACTCCTGGATCTGGTCAG AAACATGTTTCCAGAAAACCTGGTGCAGGCGTGTTTCCAACAG TACAAGACTGTTCGCAAAGAGCTGGAGCCTCCAAAAGACGTCGTAAACACGACAGTGTTTCCCACCCTGTCGACGACCATCATGGCGGTGGTGGAG AATATAACCAAAGACTATAAGATCGTCGGGACGTACTCGGATGGAATCAACGTTCTGGGGCTCATTGTCTTCTGTGTTGTGTTCGGCCTCGTCATCGGGAAGATGGGCCCAAAGGGACGGATCCTCCTGGAATTTTTTGATGCCTTGAATGAAGCCACGATGAAACTGGTCCAGATCATTATGTG CTACATGCCGGTCGGGATCCTGTTCCTCATTGCTGCCAAGATCATTGAGGTGGAAGACTGGGagatcttcaagaagatgggtCTCTACATCGTGACTGTGCTGAGTGG GCTGGCCATCCATTCCATCATCTGTCTGCCCCTCATCTTCTTCGTCATTGTGAGGAAGAACCCGTACACGTTCACCCTGGGCATGACTCAGGCTCTGGTCACAGCACTGATGATCTCCTCCAG CTCTGCCACCCTCCCAGTCACCTTCCGATGTACCGAGGAGAACAATCGCATCGATAAAAGGATCACTCGCTTCGTCCTGCCAGTGGGGGCCACCATCAACATGGACGGTACAGCGCTGTATGAGGCGGTGGCCGCCATCTTCATCGCTCAGCTCAACAACTACGACCTGAATGTGGGCCAGATTGTCACTATCAG GGACCGCTTCCGTACGATGATCAACGTTCTTGGAGACGCCTATGGGGCAGGGATCGTCCAGAAACTGTCCAGGAGGGAGCTGGAGAGGATGGATCTGACCTCAGATGTGGACGTGGCCAACCCCTTCGCTCTGGAGGCCACTCTGGATGATGAAGAATGTGAGAAGAAGTCGTACGTGAACGGAGGCTTCACCGTCGACAAGACGGACGCCATTTCCTTCACCGAAACGTCTCAGTTTTAG
- the rce1a gene encoding CAAX prenyl protease 2 isoform X1, which translates to MGGSDPLLPEGATGGSGDLVPPDGLCWVSVLSCLLLACCYVGSLYVWRSDLPRDHPTVIKRRFTSVLVVSGLSPLFVLVWREITGIRTGPSLLALMGMRFEGLVPAVVLPLLLTMVLFLGPLMQMVLDCPWTFMDGLRLVFDPWFWTLCFSDMRWLRNQVVAPLTEELVFRACMLPMLVPCAGPSTAMFTCPLFFGVAHFHHVIEQLRFRQGTLSGIFLSAVFQFSYTAVFGVYTAFIFIRTGHLTGPVLCHSFCNYVGFPIISTALEHPRRIIILLSYLLGVFIFFLFLFPFTDPSHYGFPTPVCTLTSSPSSLCLS; encoded by the exons ATGGGGGGCTCAGACCCCCTGCTGCCGGAGGGGGCGACGGGCGGCTCGGGAGACTTGGTCCCGCCGGACGGGCTGTGCTGGGTGTCCGTGTTGTCCTGCCTGCTGCTGGCCTGCTGCTACGTGGGGAGTCTGTACGTGTGGAGGAGCGACCTGCCCAG GGATCACCCCACAGTGATAAAGAGACGCTTCACCAGCGTCCTGGTGGTGTCCGGCCTGTCGCCCCTCTTCGTGTTGGTCTGGAGAGAAATCACAGGAATCAGG actggCCCGTCGCTGCTGGCTCTCATGGGGATGCGATTTGAAGGCCTCGTTCCTGCAGTTGTTCTTCCCCTGCTGCTCACCATG GTGTTGTTTCTGGGCCCCCTCATGCAGATGGTCCTGGACTGCCCCTGGACCTTCATGGATGGGCTGCGGTTGGTTTTTG ACCCCTGGTTCTGGACGCTGTGTTTCAGCGACATGCGCTGGCTGAGGAACCAGGTGGTGGCCCCCCTGACGGAGGAGCTGGTGTTCAGGGCCTGCATGCTGCCCATGCTGGTGCCCTGTGCCGGCCCCTCCACAGCCATGTTCACCTGCCCCCTCTTCTTTGGAGTGG CTCACTTTCACCATGTGATTGAGCAGCTGAGGTTCAGACAGGGCACGCTGTCGGGGAtcttcctgtctgcag TGTTCCAGTTTTCCTACACGGCTGTGTTTGGGGTGTACAccgccttcatcttcatcaggacAG GTCACCTGACGGGTCCGGTGCTCTGCCACTCGTTCTGTAACTACGTGGGATTCCCCATCATCAGCACCGCTCTGGAACACCCCCGCCGGATCATCATCCTCCTGTCTTACCTGCTGGGggtcttcatcttcttcctcttcctcttccccttcaCCGACCCCTCCCACTACGGCTTCCCCACACCAGTGTGCACACTCACCTCCTCCCCCAGCTCCCTCTGCCTCTCCTGA